One Thomasclavelia spiroformis DSM 1552 DNA window includes the following coding sequences:
- a CDS encoding GNAT family N-acetyltransferase: MNVELRKWTLEDKDSLIAMCNSIDRGYLSDRLPNPYTNKSAQWWLNMVKENDDKKGVFREIVFNGKVVGTISVEQKEDVYRKDSEIGYYLLQEVCSKGVMSEAVRQVCEIAFEKLDIIRITGLVYKPNIASRKVLEKNGFILEGVMEKAVIKNENIYDLCIYGKVR, from the coding sequence ATGAATGTTGAGCTAAGAAAATGGACTCTTGAAGATAAAGACTCTCTTATCGCAATGTGTAATTCGATTGATAGAGGTTATTTATCAGACAGGCTACCTAACCCATATACAAATAAATCTGCCCAATGGTGGTTGAATATGGTCAAAGAAAATGATGATAAAAAAGGCGTATTTCGAGAAATTGTTTTTAATGGAAAAGTCGTAGGTACAATATCAGTCGAACAAAAGGAAGATGTATATCGAAAAGATTCTGAAATTGGTTATTATCTATTACAAGAGGTATGTTCAAAAGGAGTCATGAGCGAAGCTGTAAGACAGGTTTGCGAAATTGCTTTTGAAAAATTAGATATTATTCGTATTACAGGACTTGTATATAAACCAAATATTGCGTCAAGAAAAGTGCTAGAAAAGAATGGTTTTATACTTGAAGGAGTAATGGAAAAAGCAGTTATTAAAAACGAAAACATTTATGATTTATGTATTTATGGAAAAGTAAGGTAA
- a CDS encoding restriction endonuclease codes for MKLLFVWLINTIIVLPFKVIRLVIKIIYQIIKNIYFNNLNLDYINNLDGYQFEAFTKILLEKNGFKDVHISKSSNDYGIDILAKKDNYTYAIQCKRYNKPVGIKAIQEAIAGCVYYQCDIPVVFTNNIFSKAAINLANINDVELWDHDMLCYFLKKSKLLSKNIPFYYPIISLLITILLCYVYFIYNQLLIILLISIFIFISILIKMINNKKKTLLITTKPKIHDYSDTIN; via the coding sequence ATGAAACTTTTATTTGTTTGGTTAATTAATACTATTATTGTTTTGCCTTTTAAAGTCATTAGATTAGTTATTAAAATTATTTATCAAATTATTAAAAATATCTATTTTAATAACTTAAATTTGGACTATATCAATAATCTTGATGGTTACCAATTTGAAGCATTTACAAAAATATTATTAGAAAAAAATGGCTTTAAAGATGTTCATATTTCAAAAAGCAGTAATGATTATGGTATTGATATCCTTGCAAAAAAAGATAATTATACATACGCAATTCAATGTAAACGATATAATAAACCCGTTGGCATTAAAGCTATTCAAGAAGCAATTGCTGGCTGTGTTTATTATCAATGTGACATCCCGGTTGTTTTTACTAATAATATTTTTTCTAAAGCAGCTATAAATTTAGCTAATATTAATGATGTTGAACTATGGGATCATGATATGTTATGCTATTTTTTAAAGAAGTCAAAATTGTTATCAAAAAACATCCCTTTTTATTATCCTATTATTTCTTTATTAATAACTATTTTATTGTGTTATGTTTATTTTATATATAATCAATTATTAATAATTTTATTGATTAGTATCTTTATTTTTATAAGTATTTTAATTAAAATGATCAACAACAAAAAAAAGACTTTGCTTATTACCACAAAGCCAAAAATCCATGATTATAGCGATACTATAAATTAG
- a CDS encoding TIGR01906 family membrane protein, whose product MTYNKKDIILSIVLMIFIISFAIVFTVFFKQLYYFDINYLNIDKISGLPVETIKDNYDILINYQSIFYQGNLNLPDFAMSVAGRIHFQEVKTIFEVIQVSMLISGIISIILLIKRFKEKEYRFLRLTGIITILIPSILGFLVAIDFDQAFIIFHKLFFRNDFWIFDYQTDPVITILPETFFMHCFILIVLIIVVFALLCLIFYRYKQKQIISDTNL is encoded by the coding sequence ATGACTTATAATAAAAAAGATATTATTTTATCAATTGTATTAATGATTTTTATTATTTCATTTGCAATTGTATTTACTGTCTTTTTTAAACAGTTATACTATTTTGATATTAATTATTTAAATATTGATAAAATCAGTGGGCTTCCAGTTGAAACAATAAAAGATAATTATGATATATTAATAAATTATCAGTCTATTTTTTATCAGGGAAATTTGAATTTACCTGATTTTGCAATGTCTGTAGCTGGTAGAATTCATTTTCAAGAAGTAAAAACAATTTTTGAAGTAATTCAAGTAAGTATGTTGATTAGTGGAATAATATCAATAATTTTACTAATTAAAAGATTTAAAGAAAAAGAATATCGTTTTTTACGATTGACAGGAATCATAACAATCTTAATTCCTTCTATATTAGGTTTTTTAGTAGCAATAGATTTTGATCAGGCATTTATAATTTTTCATAAACTCTTTTTTAGAAATGATTTTTGGATTTTTGATTATCAAACTGATCCGGTTATTACAATTTTACCAGAAACATTTTTTATGCATTGTTTTATCTTGATTGTTTTAATAATTGTGGTTTTTGCTTTACTTTGTTTGATTTTTTATCGATATAAACAAAAACAAATAATTAGCGATACTAATTTATAG
- a CDS encoding tRNA (cytidine(34)-2'-O)-methyltransferase has translation MNHIVLVHPAIPQNTGNIMRTCVATNTVLHIIKPMSFDLDDKKMKRAGLDYVKDLDLRVYENYEEFVRKNPGEYHFFTRYSHLCFTDQDFSDSSTDHYLFFGHEHDGIPKEILTKHLDSCLRIPMSDKVRSLNLSNCAAICIYEVLRQQNYPNLSKVEVQKGEEFLYDL, from the coding sequence ATGAATCATATAGTTTTAGTTCATCCAGCAATCCCTCAAAATACAGGAAATATTATGAGAACTTGTGTAGCAACAAACACTGTTTTACATATTATTAAACCAATGAGTTTTGATTTAGATGATAAAAAAATGAAAAGAGCTGGTTTAGATTATGTAAAAGATTTAGATTTACGTGTATATGAAAATTACGAGGAATTTGTTCGAAAGAATCCTGGTGAATATCACTTTTTTACCCGCTATTCACATTTATGTTTTACTGATCAGGATTTTAGTGATTCATCTACAGATCATTATTTATTCTTTGGTCATGAACATGATGGAATTCCAAAGGAAATATTAACTAAACATCTAGATAGTTGTTTAAGAATTCCAATGAGCGATAAGGTAAGAAGTCTTAATTTATCAAATTGTGCAGCAATTTGTATTTATGAGGTATTAAGACAACAAAATTATCCTAATTTATCTAAAGTAGAAGTACAAAAAGGGGAAGAATTTTTATATGACTTATAA
- the rdgB gene encoding RdgB/HAM1 family non-canonical purine NTP pyrophosphatase: MKELILATTNQGKLKEIKAMLKDIDINVLSMKDVLDQEIDIEETGTSFKENALIKASTIAKIVNKPVLADDSGLEVDALDKQPGIYSSRFLGEDTSYDIKNKYIIDAIKGKERSARFVCAMALVIPDKEPIIIEETMEGLINDKIEGENGFGYDPIFYFPPCKMTSAMMPMEEKNKYSHRAKALKKLYSILKEML; the protein is encoded by the coding sequence ATGAAAGAATTAATTTTAGCAACAACTAATCAGGGAAAATTAAAAGAAATTAAAGCAATGTTAAAAGATATTGATATTAATGTATTATCAATGAAAGATGTCTTAGATCAGGAAATAGATATTGAAGAAACAGGAACATCTTTTAAAGAAAATGCATTAATAAAAGCTAGTACAATTGCTAAAATTGTCAACAAACCAGTTTTAGCTGATGATAGTGGTTTAGAAGTAGATGCATTAGATAAACAACCAGGTATATATTCATCACGTTTTCTTGGTGAAGATACAAGTTATGATATAAAAAATAAATATATTATTGATGCAATAAAAGGAAAAGAGCGTAGTGCTCGTTTTGTTTGCGCAATGGCTTTGGTTATTCCTGATAAAGAGCCAATCATTATTGAAGAAACGATGGAAGGTTTAATCAATGATAAAATTGAAGGAGAAAATGGTTTTGGTTATGATCCAATTTTCTATTTTCCACCATGTAAAATGACTTCAGCAATGATGCCAATGGAAGAAAAAAATAAGTATTCACATCGTGCTAAAGCACTTAAAAAATTATATTCAATATTAAAGGAGATGTTATAA
- the aroE gene encoding shikimate dehydrogenase, with protein sequence MDSRISATTSLYAFIGSPAHHSKSPIMHNLAFKELNIDSVYLAFDIKSEQLKDTIKSFKILKVEGSNVSMPHKEAIIPYLDEISTASRLCNAVNTIKLIENRYYGTITDGIGFIKAINEQGWDIVNKKITIVGAGGACKAIMVQMALDGASEIIVYNRSKKAEFIKIINNTIKETNCKIKFKLLSDLDSLKQDMHNSYLFINTTGVGMEPMLDQSVVPDESYFSSQLKVADIIYQPATTKLLQMAKNAGCKVMNGELMLLYQGAESFKIWTGKDMPIDKVKKVLGIGVKK encoded by the coding sequence ATGGATTCAAGAATTAGTGCAACAACAAGCTTATATGCATTTATTGGTAGTCCTGCACACCATTCAAAATCACCAATCATGCATAATTTAGCATTTAAAGAATTGAATATCGATAGTGTTTATTTGGCTTTTGATATTAAATCTGAGCAATTAAAAGATACTATTAAAAGTTTTAAAATATTAAAAGTAGAAGGAAGCAATGTTTCTATGCCACATAAAGAAGCCATTATTCCTTATTTAGATGAAATTTCAACTGCTTCTAGATTATGTAATGCTGTAAATACAATTAAATTAATAGAAAATCGCTATTATGGTACAATTACAGATGGAATAGGCTTTATTAAAGCTATAAATGAACAAGGTTGGGATATTGTAAATAAAAAAATAACGATTGTTGGAGCTGGTGGGGCATGTAAGGCTATTATGGTACAAATGGCATTAGATGGAGCTAGTGAGATAATTGTTTATAATCGAAGTAAAAAAGCTGAATTTATTAAAATTATTAATAATACAATCAAAGAAACAAATTGTAAAATTAAATTTAAATTATTAAGCGATTTGGATTCATTAAAACAAGATATGCATAATAGTTACTTATTTATAAATACTACTGGTGTTGGAATGGAACCAATGCTAGATCAATCAGTAGTACCTGATGAATCATATTTTTCTAGTCAATTAAAAGTAGCTGATATAATTTATCAACCAGCAACTACAAAACTTTTACAAATGGCTAAAAATGCGGGATGTAAAGTTATGAATGGTGAATTAATGTTATTGTATCAAGGGGCTGAATCATTTAAGATTTGGACAGGAAAAGATATGCCAATTGATAAAGTAAAAAAAGTTTTAGGAATAGGGGTAAAAAAATGA
- a CDS encoding Cof-type HAD-IIB family hydrolase produces the protein MGKYKLAALDMDGTLLNSQKNITPSTIETIKKALKLNKYIVLSTGRALDELRDYHQQLTDIPYGILASGALIYDFKDNKIIHHETFLTSQINKIFKAINQENIMIHFFSSGRSIVSKKDISNMDKYQMSIYQPMFKRVATTVDDIIDYAKNHPIEKINLYHQNEAARAETFEKLKDLSLSFAFAETTSLEISPSNVTKGQGLIKLCHFLDIELSKTIAVGDADNDLDVLKTAGLAVAMKNANDNVKKICDVIVDDNDHDGCKEAIEKYLIK, from the coding sequence ATGGGTAAATACAAGTTAGCTGCATTAGATATGGATGGTACTTTATTAAATAGCCAAAAAAATATTACACCTTCAACTATTGAAACAATAAAAAAAGCATTAAAACTAAATAAATACATTGTTTTATCAACTGGCAGAGCTTTAGATGAATTACGTGATTATCATCAACAACTTACTGATATTCCTTATGGTATTTTAGCAAGTGGAGCTTTAATTTATGATTTTAAAGATAACAAAATTATTCATCATGAAACTTTTTTAACATCACAAATCAATAAAATTTTTAAAGCTATCAATCAAGAAAACATCATGATTCATTTCTTTTCAAGTGGTAGATCAATTGTTTCAAAAAAAGATATTTCCAATATGGATAAATATCAAATGAGCATTTATCAACCAATGTTCAAACGTGTTGCAACTACAGTAGATGATATAATCGATTACGCTAAAAATCATCCGATTGAAAAAATAAATCTATATCATCAAAATGAAGCAGCAAGAGCTGAAACTTTTGAAAAATTAAAAGATTTATCACTTTCATTTGCTTTTGCTGAAACAACTTCTTTAGAAATTTCTCCATCAAATGTAACTAAAGGACAAGGATTAATTAAGTTATGTCATTTTTTAGACATTGAGCTTAGTAAAACAATTGCTGTTGGTGATGCTGATAATGATTTAGATGTGTTAAAAACTGCAGGTTTAGCAGTAGCTATGAAAAATGCTAATGATAACGTTAAAAAAATTTGTGATGTAATTGTTGATGATAATGATCATGATGGTTGTAAAGAAGCAATTGAAAAATATCTTATTAAATAA
- a CDS encoding MurR/RpiR family transcriptional regulator translates to MNLLLSRILTYLNGSLVDDCYYRFCKFVVYNYLEFEDMSFDDVCLKSRIDKDKIINFCNLLGFKNFDEFKSSLLRDYMIRIDQIRARMLGIDSEWIIKKIGNNCFDDNINEYISIICKAIFKAKQIILVGALYPMSITVELQTDLVTFGKPVIQYRFFDKNIKINQDDVIIFISATGRSMNTFMQIKKEFDLDQTMSILITQNKAYTLDEYKISKYVIQVPGKFDGIEFNYQIMTICDLLRVCYYQKYYL, encoded by the coding sequence ATGAATCTTTTACTTAGTAGAATTTTGACTTATTTAAATGGTAGTTTAGTAGATGATTGTTATTATCGTTTTTGTAAGTTTGTTGTTTATAATTATTTAGAATTTGAAGATATGAGTTTTGATGACGTTTGTTTAAAAAGTAGGATTGATAAAGATAAAATTATAAATTTTTGTAATTTATTGGGTTTTAAAAATTTTGATGAATTTAAAAGTAGTTTGCTTCGAGATTATATGATTAGAATTGATCAAATTAGAGCTAGAATGCTAGGGATTGATAGTGAATGGATAATTAAAAAAATAGGAAATAATTGTTTTGATGATAACATCAATGAATATATTTCAATTATATGTAAAGCGATTTTTAAAGCAAAGCAAATCATCTTAGTTGGTGCTTTATATCCAATGTCAATTACAGTTGAATTACAGACAGATTTAGTAACTTTTGGAAAACCAGTAATTCAATATCGTTTTTTCGATAAAAATATTAAAATTAATCAAGACGATGTAATTATTTTTATTTCTGCTACAGGTCGTTCAATGAATACATTTATGCAAATAAAAAAAGAATTTGATCTAGATCAAACAATGTCAATTTTAATTACACAAAATAAAGCTTATACTCTTGATGAATACAAAATATCAAAATATGTAATTCAAGTTCCTGGTAAATTTGATGGAATAGAATTTAACTATCAGATAATGACTATTTGTGATTTACTTCGAGTTTGCTATTATCAAAAGTATTATTTATAA